One segment of Anatilimnocola aggregata DNA contains the following:
- a CDS encoding type II secretion system F family protein — protein sequence MTAITFEFVARDPLGATQDGTISAASREEALQKLRRDGLQVVELEEEEVSVGLLPSRVSKNDIVYVTGQLAVMVDTGITLSVALESIAKQEQNTTLKAVLLDLKTQVEGGEDFSAALSKHTKHFDRTYIALIRASEKTGTLAEMLESISLYMRNQLDTAQKVRGALAYPTVMLVLATGVTIFLLTYVLPKFEPLFTRKGIKLPVMTTVLMTTSDVMLDYWWAWLIGVVVAVVTFFVGRKTPTGRAIMDWLAINTPIIGPLVRKVILSRSVRTLGTMVESGVSMLDALRLAGEVSANVYYEKAWNHAIDQVTEGKSICDSLHGNKLFPGPLVQMIAAGEDTGKLDHVLRKVSLHYDKEVETAIKSATTMLEPLMITVMGVVVGGIAMGLLLPIFSLSRAPAG from the coding sequence ATGACAGCCATCACCTTTGAATTTGTCGCTCGCGACCCGCTGGGCGCGACACAAGATGGCACCATCTCAGCTGCATCGCGCGAAGAGGCTTTGCAAAAGTTACGGCGCGACGGACTGCAGGTCGTGGAACTGGAAGAAGAGGAAGTCAGTGTCGGCCTACTGCCGAGCCGCGTCAGCAAGAACGACATTGTCTATGTCACGGGGCAGTTGGCGGTGATGGTGGATACCGGAATCACCCTCTCGGTAGCTTTGGAAAGCATTGCCAAGCAAGAACAAAACACCACGCTCAAAGCGGTGTTGCTCGATTTGAAGACACAGGTGGAAGGGGGCGAAGATTTCTCCGCGGCCCTATCCAAGCACACGAAGCATTTTGATCGTACTTACATTGCTTTAATCCGGGCGAGTGAAAAGACGGGCACACTGGCGGAAATGCTGGAGAGCATCTCGCTCTACATGCGCAACCAACTCGATACCGCGCAGAAAGTTCGGGGTGCGCTGGCCTATCCGACGGTCATGCTCGTGCTGGCGACAGGCGTGACGATCTTCCTGCTCACTTACGTGCTGCCGAAGTTTGAGCCCCTCTTCACCCGCAAGGGGATCAAGTTGCCGGTGATGACCACGGTCCTGATGACCACTTCGGACGTGATGCTCGACTATTGGTGGGCCTGGTTGATCGGCGTCGTCGTGGCAGTGGTCACCTTTTTCGTCGGTCGCAAGACACCGACCGGCCGAGCGATCATGGATTGGCTGGCGATCAACACTCCCATCATCGGGCCACTGGTTCGCAAGGTGATCCTGAGCCGCAGCGTACGCACACTGGGAACGATGGTCGAAAGTGGCGTGTCGATGCTCGATGCCCTCCGCCTGGCGGGTGAAGTGTCGGCGAACGTCTATTACGAGAAGGCCTGGAATCATGCAATCGATCAGGTGACCGAAGGCAAAAGCATTTGCGATTCGCTACATGGCAATAAGCTGTTTCCGGGGCCGCTCGTGCAGATGATTGCCGCTGGCGAAGATACCGGCAAACTCGATCACGTTCTGCGGAAAGTCAGTTTGCACTACGACAAGGAAGTGGAAACCGCCATCAAGTCGGCGACGACCATGCTCGAGCCGTTGATGATCACTGTCATGGGTGTGGTAGTTGGCGGGATTGCAATGGGACTGCTCTTGCCCATCTTCTCATTGAGCCGTGCTCCGGCTGGATGA
- a CDS encoding riboflavin synthase yields MFTGLVEELGTITAVVPQGAAVELSLHAPLVASDAAIGDSISVNGCCLTVVRREGDVLSFEAGSETLSRTNLGRLHSGSRVNLERSLKVGDRLGGHYVSGHIDALATLDRRLEEGPWAFLWFRVPAELSRQLASKGSVAVDGVSLTLVECMADQFSVALIPHTLAVTTLGQLQPGDAVNIETDLLAKYVQRQLAFVVDR; encoded by the coding sequence ATGTTTACTGGCCTCGTAGAAGAATTGGGAACCATCACCGCCGTTGTGCCGCAGGGTGCAGCTGTGGAGTTGTCGCTGCATGCTCCATTGGTGGCCAGCGATGCTGCAATTGGCGATAGCATTTCCGTAAATGGCTGCTGTTTGACTGTTGTCCGACGAGAGGGGGATGTCCTCTCGTTCGAAGCCGGTAGCGAGACCCTGTCGCGCACGAATTTGGGTCGGTTGCACTCCGGCAGTCGCGTGAATCTCGAACGTTCGCTGAAAGTCGGCGATCGGCTGGGTGGTCACTATGTTTCTGGCCACATCGATGCTCTGGCCACGCTCGACCGGCGACTGGAAGAAGGGCCTTGGGCCTTTCTTTGGTTCCGGGTGCCGGCTGAATTGTCTCGTCAGTTGGCCTCAAAAGGCTCCGTGGCCGTCGACGGCGTGAGCCTGACGCTCGTCGAATGTATGGCGGATCAGTTCAGCGTCGCCCTGATACCGCACACCCTAGCGGTGACCACTTTAGGACAACTCCAGCCCGGCGATGCGGTGAACATCGAGACAGATTTACTCGCCAAGTACGTGCAGCGGCAGTTAGCATTTGTAGTAGACCGCTAA